DNA sequence from the Cucumis melo cultivar AY chromosome 6, USDA_Cmelo_AY_1.0, whole genome shotgun sequence genome:
CAACACTATACAAATAGATTAAAATTATTACTATGTTTGTAAGAAGAAAAATACTCAGTAAATCTCGAATATCTTATCAAATTATCCAACCAATAAAACGAGTGCATTCAAATATTGGTAGTGtaagaaagataaaaagatgGTCAAATAATAGAGTTTTGTACAATAATGTacgatttgatttgatttatttatgGATATAATTTGGGGAAATATAGATTTGGTAAGTTTTTCTTGACATCAATGAAGCTTTAAATTTGAAATGTACTTTTAACTTCACACGCACATCAAcattattcattttattttccCAACGATATGAATTTACATTTTCCGAAGCAGAGTTGGTGAGATCACTTTAATTTTTCTCACATAATTAAAATatcaattattattttctcAACTAACAAATTTGCCCACTTAAACTACTCCTATTTATTTCcctttattaaatattaatcaCAATACAAGTTTGGAAGTAATTTTAAAACAAGTAAAATCACTTTCTTCATACCTAAAACATTTTCATGTcatcaaaattaatttcaaattaataaaAGTATACTTTAGTTCCAAAATTAGGGTAGAGTTGAATCTTAAGATTAGAAAGTATAGTAGAAGAATTCTCAAAACTTTCATacccaaaaatggaaaaagaaaaaaaatcttaaaaaaagaaaaaatcttaAAAGTTTAATATATggatcaacttaaccaaaatttCGATCATTAAAAAAATGTGCGGGTAGGATAATCTAAAAACCACTTCTAACATGTCTTAATCGGTCAAGTTATACTTAGAATTAGATTGTGTTTGCGTGTCTAGTTTCACACACCTACGTGTTAGGGACCCAAATCAAACCCATATATGGTATGTGGAGTTTGTTTTGTTTGCTTGACCAAAGCTTGGGGCTAGGTACAAAGATGAAGCAATGTAAACCTAAACTATAGAAAATTAGAGTTATCAAGTCCATATCTCTGAAGCTATATAACCAAATACAAGCTAACATAAAATACTTCTGAAACCTATTTTCAcctaaaaaattcaaacatagGGTCATACAATTAAACTACCAAGCTCTGTACAACTAAACTATATACAAAAGAATAAGATATAAGACAATGAGAGAGCAGCTGGGAGTTTAATGACAAACAAGACTTGGAAGTGCTACAAAACAGAGGAAAGGGTAAAGGGGTTGTTTGCTGTTTTCATCTATACATTGTTAATTGTGTTGTCCTTTTTACCTTCATAACTTCTGTCTGTCAATCAAAATTATATATGTTGCGTGGGAAAATGGGAGTgatttctctcttttctcttatttgcaaatatataaatttactTACAACTGTAGGGCGGTCTGTATCAAGTTGTCATCTTAACTATGTTTGCCTTTACTCAGAGATCATCAGATGCCTCTTGGCCATGGCCGCACGTCTACCTAAAGCAAATgtggcctttttttttttttttaacagaCAGAATACAACAATGGTTTTAACCAGCTCATGCGTTATGTGGTTCATTCAATgcatgagagagagagagaggccaacaaatttatttttgacTTGCTATTTATTAGTAATACTAGGACAGCTATCTACATTGTGATGACTTGTTTAATAATTTCTCCAAGTATACTTACAAGTTTTTCAACCTTCTTCTTGTATAGATTGTGGGAGTGTTTGGCCCACCGACTTCGTAAGTCGGTGTTATGTATCAAATTCGGTAGTGTTTACTACTCAACTTTGTCCATTTATCAAAAAACTTTAGCTAAACAGTTTTGCATTCTAAATGTAAACTTTCTAACTTTAACATATCAACTGCATAACTCAACTAAGCACCCCTAACACTACAATAGAATGTGTTTGCATTGACTTAATTATAAGTGTTTCAAAGCTCTATTCAAGCACTTGAAAAGTTAAGGGGAACGAATTTTTTGGTGTGTTAGTTCTCTTATTACTACTCTTCGTAGTTGTACTCTTGACAACAGTAATGTAAGGTTGATTACCAACGCTTTAAGcagattttgaaattttaatttgtttgttttgaatGTCTTTGCTTGGATTCCCTTTTGAAATCTCAATCAATTTCAAAATCTGAAAACAAGTTATTTGATAAGAACAGCTTTTCCTAGCATCTAAGATttggaattttaaaaaaatattggtaGGAGGTAGGGCTATACAGGACAAAGGAAAACCTAATTTGAAAACCAACATCACTAGCAAAACCTAATAGAAAAtgtagaagaaaagaaatcttAGATGGGCTGTGGCAAAGATTGCTCAAATTCCACACAAGGAAAACCCTCATTGGACAAATCTTGGTATTCTTAATTCCTATTAACCAATCGTCATTAATGAGTCAAATAGAAGAGGAAAGGGTTGCACCAAGTAAGTTTGAAAAGGCGAGGATGTGATTGTGAATGAATGTAGGGATTATCTAATTGGGAGAAGATAATAGTATTATTATACATTGggggaaaagagaaaaagaacaatAAATCTTGAAATGCGATACAAAGGAAGATTAAACAATGGGGTCAATCTAGATTAAAGAGGGAGAGGGAGTAGTTCAGATAATTAAAAAGACCATTTAATGCATgatgatttttaaaatttgttaaaaagaGTTTTAGAGTTTCCAGGATATTTGTTGGGAGAGAGTGAAACCTGGCAGCCTGCTTTTAAATTCCACTATAATTACGGGGAGAAAGCTAGGAAAGCTGCTACTCTTTTGTCATTTTCTTGATAGACCAGTGCTCTTTTCGAACTCCCCTCTTCAATACTATGTATATAGCAAATCTATAGAATAATGGCTCCTCGACTCTATAGTTTAACTTTCAATCTCTCTTTCTGAACCAGAAGGAGATTTTTGGTCATTCTCATCTCTTACTGAACTGGGACTTTCCTTCCAATGGCTGTGGTATGTTCTGAAGCAGCACCCTCACAACCACTCAGGGCACAGGTAAAAATACTCTTCCTTACCAAGTTTtgaactttctttttctttttcttgccCTCCGTTCATCCCCTTCTTTTCTTTGCAGGTTTGGGTCTTGAAAGTTTCTATTCACTGTGAAGGGTGCAAGAGGAAGGTTAAAAAGGTTCTACAGAGCATTGATGGTACCATTCCAAATTGTACACTCTTACTGTTTTTGGTTTCAAATGCGAGAAAATTAACAACTGATAGTTATGAGTGTAAACCACTACCATTAGCTGGAATtgaataaaagtttaaatttttttccttcCATGTTAGTTCTTTTACCAGTTAAACATCGGATTTGGGAACTTTTACAAGTTGCCCTTAGTCTAAAGCTTTGGAAGTGATAACCTTCTTAATCTTGTAGGCGTTTATACAACCATCATTGACTCAGACCAACAGAAAGTTACAGTCACTGGAAATGTTAGTCTCGAGACTCTGACCAAGAGGTTGGGAAAGGCAGGGAAACATGCGGAAATATGGCCAGAAAAGCAAGCGGGAAAAGAGAAACAAAGCATCAAGATGTTGGAGACTAACAAAGGGAAAGACCAAGAAAATGTAAGAAGTCCAGGTACTAATAAAGCTTCAGCAAAGAAGGTTGAGTTTAAGGTCAGCCCTGTCAAGAAAAACCATGAAGAACAGAATAACAAGTCAAAGAATATTGGAAGCTCTCCCAAAAAACTTCCGGCCGGGGAGGCCTCGCCGGCTTCCGGCTCCAAGGGCAGTACTACTGGACAAGAGGGTTGTTCTCCAGACAAAAGtagtgaaaaaaagaaaatgaaggggcATCCAGGTAATAACAGTAGTGATAAATCAAGTTCAAACCTCCAAAATGGACATGGGCTATTCAATGAGGATCTAGAAGTGGGGCTAAGAAATGGTAGCCCAATGGCCCACCAAATATACACAAGCCCAAAGGGTTATATTTTCCCTCCACCTATTTTGGGGTTAAATTACAATGCGCCTCATTTAGGTAAAGGTCCTGAATTTTTTTACCATGTCCCACCGATTCCATATTCATATTCAAATGATCAGACAGAAAATTATGAGGATCGAGCAAAGCCACAGATGTACCTGGATTATTTCAGTGAAGAAAATGCCCATGGATGCTTCATCATGTGATGTACTAACATCAAGACAATATCGAAATCAAGGGCATATGGTAATTTGAAGTGCTGGTTTTATGTAGTAAAACGGCGGAGGATGAGTATAGATGTACATGAGTGAGATCCAAAATGATAGGAAGGTTAGCAAGTTGAAAAGTTTTGAGGGTTGGGTGCTTCTAATTTTTGGTTTAAAAGAACATTTAGGTTTATTGTGCTCTCTATCAAGTGAAACTTTCTGCAGATTCCTAATGACTCTAACTAGGAGTAATCTAGAAAAATTATTCAATTTCAAGTTTGTCCCAAAAGTTCATTGATTTAACAATTTTCAGCTTGATATAGATTTTCTATTTAGAACAAAAGAATTTATACTACACCATGTAAACTGTGTATACCCATTCAGCATTATGCATTCGTTTACTTTTACGCTAACATTCCATTATCCACTCGAATCCTAACTACCCCCATCTGACATTGGCGTATCTGAAGCTAAAGAGAAAGTGGCAGAAAAAGTTAAAATAGTATGTAATTACCTGTCTTCCCAGTATCTTGGATCCAAGCAATTCAGAAGAATACAATAATATTAGCATTCAAGGACCGTTTTTCCCCCAAATATTTTGTGCATCTTGGACCGACCAGtaagttaatttaatttagtggCCATTGCTGGGATGGTGTAagaatgtaaaaaaaattacaggGTAGAGGAAAGATACACCGATTCACAACTTGGTGAACATATCAAAATAAGATGCAGAATCTAACAGATTCTACAAGAAGTGCACTactagcattttttttttcaagttaaaAAAATGTGAGTGAAAAATCAAACTTGTAATGTATGTCTTATCCATTTAGCGACATTCTGCTTGTTGCATATTAGAGTAAGCATATTCAACTGAAAAAGAGAGATTGACCACAATGGAGAAGAAACAATGATCTTTGTGATTAGAATCTTCAGAGATATCATTCAGACCATAAAACAGTCCTTTGTGGTTACATCCAAACTTTTAACTTTTCTTCAATCCTTCAGCAACTATCTCTAAGAATAAGAGACTTCGCTATaattaaaatgtattttattgTAAAAGTACAAGAACCTGATCAGAGAACAAGAGGTTCTTTGATCAGATTTTGAGCCAAATAATGAAAAGAAACATAGGACCCTATCAAAATCAATTGTTTCTCACTTAGATACATATAGTATGAGAACTACCACCACAGGTCTAATTGCATAACTATGAAATAAAAATGAGCTAATGCAGGCAAAAACAGCCAAATTTAAGCTTACATGCTAGTTGATGCCCTTGTGGTGCGCTGATTTGTTCCAAGGATGATTACGATAACAGTTACATCATCATGATACTTCCTTCTCCTACCGGCTGGAATGGTAATCAACTCTTCCTTGCTAAAACCTATAAAACATAAGGTCTTTCATCATCAGCTCCAATTGACACAAACagatatttaaaatttcaaattataagcACGGGATTAGTCTACTTCTGAGGAAAATACTAAAACGCCTCGTTGTCTTATACCTTAGTATATGTTTATTTTTAGTCCTTTTTATGAACTAGCTGAtgcaaagaaaataaaacactAAGAGGGTGTTTGACCCCATCTTCAAGTGAATGGAGTGGGTTATCATAGCACACGTCAAGTTCGGGCTCAGTTGGTATTTTCAACTATTATAATCTACAACTAACTATAGTATTTACTATTTTAAATCATTCTACGTTATTGTGCTTACTATCTCCTACTTAGACTAAAATAGTTTACACTTCAAACTTAGACTACTATAACCCAAATACCAAATGCTCCAAACACCTCTTAAGATGTGTGGGTTTCAATAACTACACGACCAATTAGAAAACTCATGATAAAAAGAAGCATTATAGCAAAACTagtcaaattaaattaattcacAGTTGAAATAACATGAGTACAATATCTCCAGCCGGCCAAACGGCACAAGCAAGGAGCAGTGCTTTCACTGAACTTGTACTCAATGTCAGTATCCTTAAATAATGGCTACTGACTAGTATTTTACAATATTAAAGAACACCTCTCCAGAAGATTATCCTAGGTGAGAACGGATAAGAGAATACAATATAAAACCGGCAAGAGTACTCTAATTCCAACCCCAATTTGTTCCAACAGTATTAGCATTTTGGTCGGGAATTAAATGATAACAATTGTCCCTTTTTCTTGTACGTTTACTTTGCCATTAGAGTCCAAGATTTGTAATGTTTTATCTTGTCACAAGGAATTGACAATTCACCTTTTATTGAAAACTTGAAGGGAATGCTTAGCTTTAGACACATAAGAAGCTTTTAGCATAGGAAAATGAGcaataaaacaaaatgaaaagttGACTTCTGCTAACTGCTAAGAACATCATAAATAACTAAGTTCAACACTCTAGCCCGGAGTCAACATATGACATTAAATGTAAGCTTTAAAGTTGTCTTACTCTTTTCAGTCGTGCATTCATGACAATATCATGCCAAAGATAAgttaataaatagtaaaatttcaCTTCCGTTGATATAAATTAGGAAACGATCCAAATATTTCACACAAAACGATTTGGATTTCACCTGCACAATTAGCTGCTTTCAACAGAAGCTGCTCCAGTAAAAATTTTGCAGGATCACCAGTTGGGTTGCTCAAGATATATGAATGGACAAGGTTCACTGCCTCCTCATTGCCAAAAAAGTCAAATAAACCATCACTTCCAACTATAACAAAGCAATCTGATTTTGATATCCTATGGATAGACAATGCCGGTTGAGTGGAAATATAGGGAGGGCTTATTAGGTTACGAACTCGAAGAATACCCATCAAAGCATCATTAAATTTTTTCTGCAGAGGAAATAAATTCATAACAATCAAACTTATGATGGACTAAAATAATTTCCAGAATGCAGATGACGTTACCTGGTTCACTCAGAAATGAATACCATTTTTAGCATTGATACCACATCAACTTTGTCCTGAAAATTCATATcctatatataataaaagtgatCATGCATATTGATTTTTATGTCCTGAGCTGATATGGATTTTACCAAGGTCAGGTGAGGTCTGAAGTAACAGGAGAAGAAAACATAGAATCCTTACAAGAATGGGATGGGGTGGTGGATTCAAATACAGAACATACATACATGGTTAAGACATAGCTATAGTAAAATATCACGCAGGTATTATCCGTTAGCATGAAGACTTAGTCAGCAACCAAATTCTATTTTGTTTAGCAACTTGcatcctttttcatttttcttttctcttttttttttaatagaacaATCTGCATCTTTTATTAGCATATTAAAACAGTGCTTCTACTctatttattaaatttctatACACTGCACAAACAGAGAAATGATATTGTGTTATATGAGATTATGCCCATACTGACAGGCACGCAATCAATAACTGTCGCGTACCGTCTTCAAGTAGCCAACTCCAAAAGCACGAGTCACCTTCAATTTTCCTTTGACTTTGCCACCAACAATTATTGTCGGATCATCAGGATGATCATGTTGTAACTGTTCTCTTTCAAGTTCATTATCCACAGTGTGACTCTCAGTGAGCTGGACGGCTTTCAGACCCCTATTTCGTCTCATAGAACCCTCGTCAAGGGTAGCTAGTACTGCTCTGCTATCACCCAAATTTAGCGTGTACAAATCCTTCCCATAAAGAAGAACAACTAAAACACATGACCCAACAGAAACTAAATCAGGGCGGTCCTCCATTTCCTGTTCTACCATGTGCAGAAAATCGTTCTCTGTTTGACTAAGAGCACGCTGGAGGCTATCGAGCACCCCATACCTTAGAGGGTAGTCTGTCATTCCTGCTTTGGCATATGAATGGTTCTCTAACACATTGTGGATATCTGAAGCAATTTTACTATTGTTTCCCAAAGGAGAAAATCTTCCTTGAGTAATGTTACTATCATCAAGAA
Encoded proteins:
- the LOC103483840 gene encoding heavy metal-associated isoprenylated plant protein 35-like; the protein is MAVVCSEAAPSQPLRAQVWVLKVSIHCEGCKRKVKKVLQSIDGVYTTIIDSDQQKVTVTGNVSLETLTKRLGKAGKHAEIWPEKQAGKEKQSIKMLETNKGKDQENVRSPGTNKASAKKVEFKVSPVKKNHEEQNNKSKNIGSSPKKLPAGEASPASGSKGSTTGQEGCSPDKSSEKKKMKGHPGNNSSDKSSSNLQNGHGLFNEDLEVGLRNGSPMAHQIYTSPKGYIFPPPILGLNYNAPHLGKGPEFFYHVPPIPYSYSNDQTENYEDRAKPQMYLDYFSEENAHGCFIM
- the LOC103483841 gene encoding probable protein phosphatase 2C 40; its protein translation is MLQEASTKPEGELEVSFGYKCNGNIGEIHDVSDKLEIQSGLQRISSFSCLSGAALSANATLANTNICNGLIGEEILPTWDSPNSFRKVPSSPNLSRLDILSTSLQSSLSNLSCSPSTPTSDYDSYLLKSMSSPSGGEGFLNVKEVQVAGGAAGEDRVQAVCSEENGWLFCAIYDGFNGRDAADFLAGTLYETIVFYFNLLDWESKNETSDGLDMDSAHLLDDSNITQGRFSPLGNNSKIASDIHNVLENHSYAKAGMTDYPLRYGVLDSLQRALSQTENDFLHMVEQEMEDRPDLVSVGSCVLVVLLYGKDLYTLNLGDSRAVLATLDEGSMRRNRGLKAVQLTESHTVDNELEREQLQHDHPDDPTIIVGGKVKGKLKVTRAFGVGYLKTKKFNDALMGILRVRNLISPPYISTQPALSIHRISKSDCFVIVGSDGLFDFFGNEEAVNLVHSYILSNPTGDPAKFLLEQLLLKAANCAGFSKEELITIPAGRRRKYHDDVTVIVIILGTNQRTTRASTSM